A part of Chloroflexota bacterium genomic DNA contains:
- a CDS encoding ABC transporter permease, translating into MKNFIIRRLILGTFIVIFGTLVVYTVIRFLPASYVETIARQRATNPLSTMTYQEWLDQLNSVYHLDVGIIPGFLGWLGSAVKGDFGNSWHYGIPVTEKFAQVIWASIIVNVITFFVQIFISIPLGITAARKQYSRTDYAITVFALMGISLPTFFLATILKYVFSIKLGWFDLYGLTGRFYTTMTPFQQVMDKAYHLVLPVITLTMLSIGGLMRYTRTNMLEVLNSDYIRTARAKGLSEKVVINKHAFRNTLIPLVSYMSYLIPGMFGGSLITETLYQIPGIGYVSYTAIVRGDIPFAMFYTTLLTVLTQVSLIIADIMYAVVDPRVRAN; encoded by the coding sequence ATGAAGAATTTCATCATTAGGAGATTAATACTGGGGACATTTATTGTGATTTTTGGCACCCTGGTGGTTTATACCGTCATCAGGTTCCTGCCTGCCTCTTACGTCGAAACTATTGCGAGACAGCGCGCCACAAATCCTTTAAGCACGATGACCTATCAGGAATGGCTGGATCAATTGAATTCCGTTTACCATCTTGATGTGGGCATTATTCCAGGTTTTCTGGGATGGTTAGGTAGTGCGGTTAAAGGTGATTTTGGGAACTCATGGCATTATGGCATCCCGGTAACTGAAAAGTTCGCCCAGGTCATTTGGGCTTCCATCATCGTTAATGTCATTACTTTCTTTGTCCAGATTTTTATTTCTATTCCCTTGGGGATTACAGCAGCGAGAAAGCAATATAGCCGAACAGATTATGCTATTACTGTTTTTGCTTTGATGGGCATTTCGCTGCCGACATTTTTCTTAGCGACTATTTTGAAATATGTTTTCTCAATTAAACTGGGATGGTTCGACCTCTATGGTTTGACAGGTCGTTTCTATACCACCATGACCCCCTTCCAGCAGGTGATGGACAAAGCCTATCACTTGGTGCTGCCAGTGATTACATTGACGATGTTATCCATTGGTGGGTTGATGCGTTACACCCGCACAAATATGCTGGAAGTGTTGAATTCAGATTATATCCGCACCGCCCGTGCCAAAGGGCTTTCTGAGAAAGTTGTTATCAACAAACATGCTTTCAGGAATACATTAATCCCATTAGTTTCCTATATGAGTTATCTGATTCCAGGTATGTTTGGAGGTTCTCTGATCACAGAGACACTCTACCAAATTCCGGGTATTGGCTATGTCTCATATACGGCAATCGTCCGGGGAGATATTCCTTTCGCAATGTTCTACACAACTTTGCTCACAGTGTTGACACAAGTAAGTCTCATCATAGCGGATATCATGTATGCAGTCGTTGACCCACGGGTCAGGGCGAATTGA